From one Campylobacter suis genomic stretch:
- a CDS encoding argininosuccinate synthase domain-containing protein: MKALALFSGGLDSMIAIKLLTDQGIKVTALHIDTGFGAEAEKFATLEKRANLAGADFKVVDIRSAYLQDVLFNPKYGYGKQFNPCVDCHGYMFKVALNMLESEGASFIVTGEVLGQRPMSQRREAMKQVRNLADDEDELILRPMCAKLFEPTKPEREGWVDRQKLLDISGRDRKPQLALAAKFGWGESDFATPGGGCLLTIESFAVKIKEYLKFDDNMRDIDVAWLKLGRHLRLKNGAKLIIGRDESDNNALLANPNDKFHAINFDPKDEIVGAKSFLSVGADNEDANFAARLALAYTRAAKDREFSVNIGDKNLVVKPFDDKIIAQGFFVK; encoded by the coding sequence ATGAAAGCATTAGCGTTATTTAGCGGCGGTCTTGATAGTATGATCGCTATTAAACTTCTAACAGATCAAGGTATTAAAGTTACCGCACTTCACATTGATACTGGTTTTGGAGCAGAGGCAGAAAAATTTGCCACGCTTGAAAAAAGGGCAAATTTAGCAGGAGCTGATTTTAAGGTTGTAGATATTCGTAGTGCATATCTTCAAGATGTACTTTTTAACCCAAAATACGGCTACGGAAAGCAGTTTAACCCATGTGTTGATTGTCATGGGTATATGTTTAAAGTGGCTTTAAATATGCTTGAGAGTGAAGGTGCTAGCTTTATAGTGACGGGCGAGGTTTTGGGTCAGCGACCTATGAGTCAGCGTAGGGAGGCTATGAAGCAGGTTAGAAATTTAGCTGATGATGAAGATGAGCTTATACTAAGACCTATGTGCGCTAAGCTTTTTGAGCCAACAAAACCAGAGCGTGAAGGCTGGGTAGATCGCCAAAAGTTGCTTGATATAAGTGGAAGGGACAGAAAGCCACAACTTGCTTTGGCAGCGAAATTTGGCTGGGGAGAGAGTGACTTTGCAACACCTGGTGGCGGATGTTTGCTTACTATTGAGAGTTTTGCGGTAAAGATAAAAGAGTATTTAAAATTCGATGATAATATGCGCGATATAGATGTTGCTTGGCTAAAGCTTGGTAGACACCTGCGGTTAAAAAATGGTGCAAAACTTATTATTGGGCGAGATGAGAGTGACAACAATGCACTTTTGGCAAATCCAAACGATAAATTTCACGCTATAAATTTTGATCCTAAAGATGAGATAGTAGGAGCAAAGAGCTTTTTAAGCGTTGGCGCAGATAATGAAGATGCAAATTTTGCTGCTCGTCTTGCCCTTGCTTATACAAGAGCTGCAAAAGATAGAGAATTTAGCGTAAACATAGGAGATAAAAATTTAGTCGTTAAACCATTTGATGATAAAATCATTGCTCAAGGCTTTTTTGTTAAATAA
- the dnaG gene encoding DNA primase, whose translation MIEQNSIEKLLDVTDIVDVVSHYIPVKKVGANFKCVCPFHDDKNPSMSISPSKQIYHCFSCKAGGNAIKFVMEYEKLSYPEAIEKLASMSNFTLSYTKDTPKIKDDKRILEGANAMYRADLYKNEEALRYLYSRGINDAMIAKFELGWASDSQKTIRFLQNEQIEPKEALNVGIVKQNEQGIYASFSHRITFPIYSHNSKLVGFGGRTISNHPAKYINSPQSEIFDKSRLFYGLNLARTNIAKKHQIIICEGYLDVIMLHYAGFDNAVAVLGTALTEKHLPLLKRDEDLSVVLCFDGDDAGIHAAVRSAHLLSLNQIDGSVVIIEGGADPADMVVSGKIEYLQRLFDSGVELGEFYIRHIIKGYDLNKPVQKQRCLDEILAYTKSLKAIIAQSYAPLVASLLGIDVGSLNLGGIRSNVNFRPQAYTKPQPKTASEQKKDILEFAILKAILADKNLKQNLLDMGINHEFFFHHAQTFKAIISPNSDDSDKYICELEFDDSALAIDSKEKFDKAIANLKLKHFQRKQADIKNSNDEDKFEKLAILGKIILNLQRQI comes from the coding sequence ATGATAGAGCAAAATAGTATAGAAAAATTACTAGATGTAACCGATATTGTCGATGTTGTAAGCCACTACATACCTGTAAAAAAAGTGGGGGCAAATTTTAAGTGCGTCTGCCCATTTCACGATGATAAAAATCCAAGTATGAGCATAAGTCCATCAAAACAAATTTACCACTGCTTTTCGTGTAAGGCTGGCGGAAATGCGATAAAATTTGTAATGGAGTACGAAAAACTAAGCTATCCAGAAGCGATTGAAAAGCTTGCTAGTATGTCAAATTTCACCCTTTCTTATACAAAAGATACGCCAAAGATAAAGGACGATAAGCGTATTTTAGAGGGTGCAAATGCGATGTATCGTGCCGATCTTTATAAAAATGAAGAGGCTTTACGCTATCTTTATTCGCGAGGTATAAATGATGCGATGATAGCTAAATTTGAGCTTGGATGGGCAAGTGATAGCCAAAAGACGATACGCTTTTTGCAAAACGAGCAGATAGAGCCAAAAGAGGCTCTTAATGTTGGTATCGTAAAACAAAATGAGCAGGGAATTTATGCTAGTTTTAGCCATCGTATTACATTTCCCATTTATAGTCATAACTCAAAGCTAGTTGGCTTTGGGGGACGCACCATATCAAATCATCCAGCCAAATATATAAACAGTCCGCAGTCTGAAATTTTTGACAAATCGCGGCTATTTTATGGGCTAAATTTAGCAAGGACAAATATTGCTAAAAAACATCAGATTATCATTTGCGAAGGGTATCTTGATGTTATCATGTTGCATTACGCAGGTTTTGATAACGCCGTTGCGGTGCTAGGAACGGCACTTACAGAAAAACATTTGCCACTTTTAAAGCGTGATGAAGATTTAAGCGTAGTTCTTTGTTTTGATGGTGATGACGCGGGCATACATGCAGCCGTTCGCTCAGCTCATCTTTTAAGCTTAAATCAAATAGACGGCTCAGTTGTTATTATCGAAGGTGGTGCAGACCCAGCCGATATGGTTGTAAGTGGAAAGATAGAGTATTTACAGCGTCTTTTTGACTCTGGAGTGGAGCTTGGCGAGTTTTATATAAGGCATATCATAAAGGGTTATGACCTTAATAAGCCAGTACAAAAACAGCGTTGCTTGGATGAAATTTTAGCCTACACAAAGTCGCTAAAAGCTATCATCGCACAAAGCTATGCTCCACTTGTAGCTAGCCTTTTAGGTATAGATGTTGGCTCTTTAAATCTTGGTGGCATAAGAAGTAATGTAAATTTTAGACCCCAAGCCTACACAAAACCACAGCCAAAAACAGCTAGCGAGCAAAAAAAGGATATTTTAGAATTTGCTATCTTAAAGGCTATCTTGGCTGATAAAAATTTAAAACAAAATTTACTTGATATGGGCATAAATCACGAATTTTTCTTTCATCATGCTCAGACATTTAAAGCCATTATCTCACCAAATAGCGATGATAGCGACAAATACATCTGTGAGCTTGAGTTTGATGATAGTGCTTTGGCTATCGACAGCAAGGAGAAATTTGATAAAGCCATAGCAAACTTAAAACTAAAACATTTCCAAAGAAAGCAAGCCGATATTAAAAACTCAAACGATGAAGATAAATTTGAAAAGCTCGCTATCTTGGGAAAGATAATCTTAAATTTACAAAGGCAAATATGA
- the rnhA gene encoding ribonuclease HI has product MKTVCLFSDGSCLNNPGPGGWACILEFNGAKKELSGGESQTTNNQMELRAVIEGLKALKEPCNVKLYTDSSYVANSINAWLDGWVKKNFKNVKNIDLWQEYIQISKPHKVSANWLKAHNGHPQNERCDELARQEAAKIQMKG; this is encoded by the coding sequence ATGAAAACAGTATGCCTTTTTAGTGATGGCTCATGTTTAAATAACCCTGGTCCTGGCGGCTGGGCGTGCATTTTGGAGTTTAATGGCGCAAAGAAAGAGCTAAGCGGAGGGGAGAGCCAAACTACAAATAACCAAATGGAGCTTCGCGCCGTTATAGAGGGACTAAAAGCACTTAAAGAGCCGTGCAATGTCAAGCTTTACACGGACAGCTCATATGTGGCAAATTCTATAAACGCCTGGCTTGATGGCTGGGTCAAAAAAAATTTCAAAAATGTCAAAAATATTGATCTTTGGCAAGAGTATATACAAATCTCAAAACCACATAAAGTAAGTGCAAACTGGCTTAAAGCACATAACGGGCACCCGCAAAATGAGCGTTGCGACGAACTTGCAAGACAAGAAGCAGCAAAGATCCAGATGAAAGGTTAA
- the rnc gene encoding ribonuclease III: protein MKNLQKNLGYTFENIKLLNEALTHKSTKLHYNNERLEFLGDAVMDLIVGEYLFRKFERIAEGDMSKLRAALVNEKSFAVMAKHLNLGDFINISQAEENNGGRMKPSILSDAYEAIIGAIYLEAGLETARKVAINLLEICFPQIDITSLVKDYKTALQELTQATVGVTPSYELVGSFGPDHKKEFEIALILNGKEISRAIGGSKKEAQQLAAKIALEKMKN from the coding sequence GTGAAAAATTTACAAAAGAACCTAGGATATACATTTGAAAATATCAAACTTTTAAACGAAGCACTAACTCATAAAAGCACTAAACTACACTATAACAACGAACGCCTTGAGTTTTTGGGCGATGCTGTTATGGATCTTATAGTTGGAGAGTATTTATTTCGCAAATTTGAACGCATCGCAGAGGGAGATATGAGTAAGCTACGCGCTGCACTGGTTAATGAAAAGAGCTTTGCTGTAATGGCAAAACACCTAAACTTAGGCGATTTTATAAATATTTCACAAGCTGAAGAAAATAACGGCGGTCGCATGAAACCTAGTATCTTAAGCGACGCTTACGAAGCCATAATAGGCGCCATCTATCTTGAAGCTGGGCTTGAAACTGCACGCAAAGTAGCTATAAATTTGCTAGAAATTTGCTTTCCACAAATAGACATAACAAGCCTTGTAAAAGACTACAAAACCGCTCTGCAAGAGCTAACTCAAGCAACTGTTGGCGTCACTCCATCTTACGAGCTAGTAGGCAGTTTTGGCCCCGATCACAAGAAAGAATTTGAGATAGCACTCATTTTAAATGGTAAAGAAATTTCACGAGCGATCGGTGGCTCAAAAAAAGAGGCTCAACAACTTGCAGCAAAAATAGCACTTGAAAAGATGAAAAACTAA
- the aroC gene encoding chorismate synthase, whose protein sequence is MNTFGEKLRLTTFGESHGVAIGGVMDGFPAGIKIDLDFLQSELNKRRPGRNKFATARDEADKVEIFSGIFDGLSTGTPIGFAIFNSNQKSNDYENLREIFRPGHADFSYFAKYGIRDHRGGGRSSARETAVRVAGGAFAQMLLDEFEISIKSGVLSVGDVTTSLIDWQLAQNSEIFSLGNESEMKELIMQARKSHDSIGASVLSIASGVPAGLGEGLYNKLDAALAAALMGINGVKAVEIGEGINASRLKGSQNNDQMSQKEKFLTNHAGGILGGMSNGEQIVIKSHFKPTPSIFKTQHSINLEGKDTSFELRGRHDPCIGVRGSVVATAMIRLVLADMLLLNASSNLTNLKKAYGL, encoded by the coding sequence ATGAATACTTTTGGAGAAAAACTAAGACTTACAACATTTGGAGAGAGCCATGGTGTAGCCATAGGTGGCGTTATGGACGGCTTTCCTGCAGGTATTAAAATCGATCTTGATTTTTTACAAAGCGAACTTAACAAAAGACGACCAGGACGAAATAAATTTGCTACAGCCAGAGATGAAGCTGATAAGGTTGAAATATTTAGCGGAATTTTTGATGGTTTAAGTACTGGTACGCCGATAGGTTTTGCGATATTTAACTCAAATCAAAAGTCAAACGACTATGAAAACTTGCGTGAAATTTTTCGTCCCGGGCATGCTGACTTTAGCTACTTTGCAAAATATGGCATAAGAGATCACCGTGGTGGCGGACGAAGCTCGGCTAGAGAAACTGCTGTGCGTGTGGCTGGCGGGGCTTTTGCGCAAATGCTCTTAGATGAATTTGAAATTAGCATAAAAAGTGGGGTTTTAAGCGTAGGCGATGTGACGACTAGCCTTATAGACTGGCAATTAGCGCAAAACTCTGAAATTTTTTCTCTTGGCAATGAAAGTGAGATGAAAGAGCTTATCATGCAAGCTCGCAAAAGTCACGATAGTATCGGAGCTAGCGTATTAAGCATAGCTAGTGGTGTGCCAGCTGGCCTTGGAGAGGGGCTTTATAACAAACTTGATGCTGCTTTAGCAGCTGCTTTAATGGGTATAAACGGAGTAAAAGCAGTAGAAATAGGCGAAGGGATAAATGCAAGTCGCCTAAAAGGTTCGCAAAATAACGACCAAATGAGCCAAAAGGAAAAATTTCTTACAAATCATGCTGGTGGCATACTTGGTGGCATGAGTAATGGCGAGCAAATAGTTATAAAAAGCCACTTTAAGCCTACGCCATCAATATTTAAAACCCAACATAGTATAAATCTAGAAGGTAAGGATACTAGCTTTGAGCTTCGTGGCAGGCACGATCCATGTATTGGTGTGCGTGGAAGCGTCGTGGCAACAGCAATGATAAGGCTTGTTTTAGCCGATATGCTACTTTTAAATGCCTCGTCAAATTTGACAAATTTAAAAAAAGCCTATGGACTATAA
- a CDS encoding tautomerase family protein, which translates to MPFINIKMAGPEPTKEQKQELISQITQTMVSVLGKKRERVQIYIETFDASSIGTGGMSLENVLKESK; encoded by the coding sequence ATGCCTTTTATAAACATAAAAATGGCTGGACCAGAGCCTACAAAAGAGCAAAAACAAGAGCTTATATCCCAAATAACACAAACTATGGTGAGTGTGCTTGGCAAAAAGCGCGAAAGGGTACAAATTTATATCGAGACATTTGATGCAAGCTCGATAGGTACTGGTGGTATGAGTCTTGAAAATGTATTAAAGGAGAGTAAATGA
- the bcp gene encoding thioredoxin-dependent thiol peroxidase — protein MSDFSKADIERKVTLKDGDIAPNFSLENSDGVSVNLKDFVGKNVVLYFYPKDNTPGCTTQACEFSALYDDFIGTDSIIVGVSPDSVKSHAGFSTKQSLKHILLSDPDKEVAKLYGVWQVRKNYGKEYLGIVRTTFVIGKDGKILKVYKSVKAKDHAAKVLADLVK, from the coding sequence ATGAGTGATTTTAGTAAAGCAGATATAGAGCGCAAAGTGACACTAAAAGATGGGGATATAGCTCCAAATTTTAGCTTAGAAAATAGCGATGGAGTAAGCGTTAATTTAAAAGATTTTGTTGGGAAAAATGTTGTACTTTACTTCTACCCAAAAGACAACACCCCAGGCTGCACAACACAAGCATGCGAATTTAGCGCACTTTATGATGACTTTATCGGTACAGATAGCATTATAGTTGGGGTTAGTCCTGATAGTGTGAAAAGTCATGCTGGATTTAGCACAAAGCAAAGCTTAAAACACATCTTGCTAAGCGACCCAGACAAAGAGGTGGCTAAGCTTTATGGCGTGTGGCAAGTGCGAAAAAACTACGGAAAAGAGTATCTTGGCATAGTTCGCACAACTTTTGTTATCGGCAAAGATGGTAAAATTTTAAAGGTTTATAAAAGCGTAAAAGCAAAGGATCACGCCGCAAAAGTCTTGGCTGATCTTGTAAAATAA